The DNA window TGAACCTTGCTTGACACATCGTATGAGTCTATGCAGTACACCTTTGGAGAAAAGTCTTACCTGATATTCATCGGTGGTGAATATCATGTACTTTCAATCTTTTCAAATCTTCCAtcaattatttattaaggaGATGAACTATCCATCCTTATGTAAGAAAAAATAGTATAGATCTTAACAAGATTACCCCAGAAGTGTAACAGTTTTCAAGAGTATATACATGGCTGAGCAACAAGCTGTCTTTAGTATTGTATCTCTCGATGCTCTGGCTCGTTCTCCTGCCCAGACTTTTCTGATTGTATGCAACTTGAAGCTGTCTAGTGGTATTCCAACGAAGATAAATACATAACTGTGATAACCAGCGTACTGTAAGCCCGCGATGGCATCAAGTCATTTCATTGTAGAAAACATTTGGCTTTGGCAATATAAAAGAGTAAGTAGCTTTATAACACCCAGTAGACGTCGAGGCTGCATCTACCGAGATcatattaaacttcgaggaacacccacatcaataaCACCCAGTAGACGCAGTTGTTTACTGTTGGAGGTTCAAGTCCTGAGTTTCTGCCATACTAGCGCAGGGTTATTCCCGGTACTGTGTTTAGGaaaaccaaagacagcatATGGAATCCATTGTGATGATATTTACAAGTTGGACAATATCTAGGATAATCTCACCACTTAGGTAAATAGAATCTCGTTGTCCATGTTGGTCGTGCTGTCACAGTGTAAGCACAAAGATAGGTCCTGCAGGTACAGCAAAGTGACTTCAAGGTTCAAGAAAACGAATCAACCCCCCCGGCATCGGTAACTTGCTCAACCATGTAACGAATTGACTCCCTGGTCTATGATGACCACTTACCGCCTCACTCGTGTTTCACCGTTCATCTCAGGGCTGTTGTTGTCTGATTGTCTGTGTTTGTTTTGCCAGGAACAAGATCACAAGATCAATCGCCCTGACAGCGAAGCAATATTCCATACCTGGACATCGGCTAGATACAGAAATCATAACAGTATCTCGCTTGAACCGGGCAGGTTTGTCCGAGACACAAGCTGAGCCTGGATCAAGCAACTGCAAACAGTGGGAGATCGTAATCGGTTTCTGACTGTGTTTTAGTGCGTGCATTATCAGACGCGTACAGTAACAAGAGACCCTGTGTCACCTACGTCACTAGTACTCAACTGACGGATGCCGGATCAATGCCCCGGGCTGTTATTTTCAGTCTTGAGAATAACTCTTTCAAGGATCAAAAGTATGCCTCACTCATATAGAGCCATTTGAATACATGACGTTCCCCTGAATCAATGAAGCATGAGACATCACGAGGCAGCCTCAACGCGGACAACAACACCCGTGAACGCCTCTTATCGACGACTCATCAAGGTGAGATAGCGTCAACGAGTCACGTTTTCGCAAGTGGATATTTGAGTTGCTGGCTCGCCGCCTTCCTTCCTAGCTTAGCTTGGCTCTGGGCCTGTACCTGGCATAGAGTGACACGCAACACTGCACTAACAGATACTCATATAAACTTGATGACAATCAGATAGTAGAGCTCCCCAGCAACTGCCTGAATCGCCCCTGCCGCTAGGAAGCATAGCCGCTACGCGGGGTGTGGTCAGCTGCAGGTTGCTAGGTTGGCTCTGGCTCGGGTCTCAGTCTCAGACAACTGGGGGCGGACTGGGGGAAGCTTCCCAGCCATAATTACGTCGCTCACCTCTCTTGCGCGTttacttctttctctcttccatcaacaccaaccaCTCTTCTTGTTGATAACATCTCAACATTTCCCACTTGTTATCAATATCTTCAGTATTAGCATCACTGAAGCCCGTTGAAACAGCACACAATGCGTTTGTCAACTTCTGCCCTCGTGCTGGGCGCTGCCTCTTCGGCCATGGGCCTGGAGCAGCAGATCCTCGGCGGCGGCGACTCCAAGCCTCTCATCGACCTTGACGTGAACGCGTGGACCAAGCCCCTCGAAAAGTTCTTCGGAGAGATCTCATCAGAGGCCAAGGCCGTCTGGGACGAAGTCACACTTCTTGCCCCCGACGCTGTCGAAGCTTTCAAGAAGCAGGTCCTCACTGAGCCCAAGAAGGTCAACCGCCGACCCGACTCTCACTGGGACCACGTCGTCAAGGGTGCCGACGTTCAGTCTCTGTGGACCGAGAAGAACGGCGAGAAGCATCGCGAGGTCGGCGGCAAGCTCGAGAACTACAACCTCCGCGCCAAGAAGGTCGATCCTTCCAAGCTCGGTGTTGACAAGGTCAAGCAGTACAGTGGTTACcttgacgatgaggaggaagacaaGCATCTCTTCTACTGTAAGCCCAGCCGTTACCAAAGTCAAATCtgaattaagctaataaacgAAAGGGTTCTTTGAGTCCCGCAACGACCCCAAGAACGACCCCGTCGTCCTCTGGCTCAACGGTGGCCCCGGTTGCTCTTCCTTGACCGGTCTCttccttgagcttggacCTGCTTCCATCAACAAGAAGATTGAGCTCGTCAACAACCCTGAGTCATGGAACAACAATGCTTCCGTCATCTTCCTTGACCAGCCCGTCAATGTTGGCTACTCCTACAGCGGTGGTTCCGTGAGCAACACTGTCGCTGCCGGCAAGGACATCTACGCCCTTCTCACCCTCTTCTTCCACCAGTTCCCCGAGTACGCCAAGCAGGATTTCCACATTGCTGGAGAGTCTTACGCTGGCCACTACATCCCCGTCTTTGCCAACGAGATCCTCTCCCACGATGACCGCAACATCAACCTCAAGAGTGTTCTCATTGGTAACGGTCTTACCGACGGTTACACTCAGTACGAGTACTACCGCCCCATGGCCTGTGGTGAGGGTGGCTACCCCTCCGTGCTGAGCGACAGCGAGTGTCAGTCCATGGACAACGCTCTTCCTCGATGCCAGTCTTTGATTAAGGGCTGTTACGAGTCCGGCAGTGCCTGGTCTTGTGTTCCTGCCAGCATCTACTGCAATAACGCCATGATGGGCCCTTACCAGCGCACTGGCCAGAACGTTTACGACATTCGAGGCAAGTGTGAGGACAGCTCTAACCTCTGCTACTCTGGCCTCGGCTACATCGCCGATTACCTGAACCGTGAAGAGGTCAAGGAGGCTCTCGGTGCCGAGGTCAGCAGCTACGACAGCTGCAACATGGACATCAACCGAAACTTCCTCTTTGCCGGTGACTGGATGCAACCCTACCACCAGCTCGTCCCCAATGTTCTCGACAAGATCCCCGTTCTTATCTACGCTGGTGATGCTGACTTCATCTGCAACTGGCTCGGAAACCAGGCCTGGACCGATAAGCTTCAGTGGTCTGGCCAGAAGGATTTCAGCCATGCTGACCTCAAGCCTCTTGAGCACGCCGGCAAGGAGTACGGCAAGGTCAAGTCCAGCGGCAACTTCACCTTCATGCAGATCTACGGTGCTGGCCACATGGTTCCCATGGACCAGCCCGAGGCATCTTCTGACTTCTTCAACCGCTGGCTCAGCGGTGAGTGGTTCTAAACTGGACCACTCTCTGTTTCTTAATGTGTGAGTGTACACTACATGGGAGATTGCCGAGATTGTAATTTTGGAATACATGAGCGATGATGGCATTGCATGATTATTAGGATGGTTATTAGCTACAATCAGATACGAATTCAACACGTTTAACATGAAATAAAGAGCTCTTTCTATTCTTGTCGTGATATGGTGGAAGGTAATCTGCTTGCTTACACGTAGACTGTACCTGGCATGAGACTGATGTGGTTTATGCTATGTTACCTTGAGCAGACATGACATGCCGACAAAGCAGGGGGAGGGATCTCCACACCCGGCCGAGTGACGAAAAAAAGATCCATAGTGACCCAGACGCGATCAGGTTTCTGTCATAGCAGGTGAATGGAAGGGCAGTCCTATTTATTTAGATGTTAGTTATTAGCATATTTGAAGAGCAATGCTGGTGCAATTTGGATGTTTCCTCGGCAAAGAACGGCTTATTGGCTTATTAACGACGACATCTGCTCGGCTAGTAGGTAACATAAGTTGACGTCCTAAACTTAGGGTACACGAATAAACAGCCTAGGAAGCATAGCCTgaatagcataaactgacctgtTAATTGcatcccttatgcttctagcagccaattcttctgataccTTGAGGTCCAGGTCGAGCGAGTGGAGGCCAGACATCGGGATGAGGTCAAAGTTCCCACCAGGTACGAAAGAGATGAGGGCAGAGTGCGAGAAACGAAGGGCAAGTACAAGGACAAACCGGTGTGGATACGCATTGGAGAAGACGTCGAACAACGGAGGAGGCGCCGGGAAGAGGGTAAAGATGCGCGGGCCAAGAGGCGAAAGACAGGGAGTTTGGCTACTTAGTTGCGATATTGTAGATTTGTTGAGGATTCTGGGGTTTTGGCTTCGGATTTTCGGTCTACCGCGGCATGACAGTGGAGAGAAAGGGATATTTTTTCTTGCCTTTTATTTTCCTGCTCTCTTTGAGCCCCTGTAGTTTGATACGTTTGGGTGATAGCAAATCGACTTTGTGGTAGATAGGATCTCAGAAGCGAGCCCACGTCAAGCGAGCAAGGTGGTTCAATCATGACATCAATAGGGATCCAGTATGATAACATATACAGGCAGATAGATGAAGCTGAGCCGGTATCTTGCAGcaaatattatagttaattgTCGACATTCAAAATCAACTTTTATTCAGTGGAGTATTAACTGCTGTGTTCATGCCCGATTATCTACTTCAATGGTTCTCTGTATGCTCACACGACACAATGACTTACACGGCTTCACTAAAAAAGATCGAATAGGATACTGAAACTTTTGATGTAGTCTACCTAACGGGGTTCCACATGGCCGAGCATTGCGTTAGCGCATCCCCAACAAAAAAACATATTCGAAAAGACAAACAGCCGCACTTTGTTTTGAGATTTGGAGTAGCCCCCGCGTGCTCAAATACAAAGTATCAGATAGCAAAGACATAGTGTAGATAGTACAGGGCCTAACACTAGAAAGTACTGATTTGGGCTGTCTACCGTACTGTGACAAGAGATTTAATCCCTGGCAGTTTTAACTTAGTCTAGAACCGCCCCCAGTTCCATCGGACGGAGCTGGTGTCGACGTCGACCACAGATCCACGGAAACCCTTGCAGAGCATCAGAAATAGGCAGTTCAGGACAACCGACGGAACTTTGCAATTACAG is part of the Fusarium poae strain DAOMC 252244 chromosome 4, whole genome shotgun sequence genome and encodes:
- a CDS encoding hypothetical protein (MEROPS:MER0002010~BUSCO:14281at5125) — translated: MRLSTSALVLGAASSAMGLEQQILGGGDSKPLIDLDVNAWTKPLEKFFGEISSEAKAVWDEVTLLAPDAVEAFKKQVLTEPKKVNRRPDSHWDHVVKGADVQSLWTEKNGEKHREVGGKLENYNLRAKKVDPSKLGVDKVKQYSGYLDDEEEDKHLFYWFFESRNDPKNDPVVLWLNGGPGCSSLTGLFLELGPASINKKIELVNNPESWNNNASVIFLDQPVNVGYSYSGGSVSNTVAAGKDIYALLTLFFHQFPEYAKQDFHIAGESYAGHYIPVFANEILSHDDRNINLKSVLIGNGLTDGYTQYEYYRPMACGEGGYPSVLSDSECQSMDNALPRCQSLIKGCYESGSAWSCVPASIYCNNAMMGPYQRTGQNVYDIRGKCEDSSNLCYSGLGYIADYLNREEVKEALGAEVSSYDSCNMDINRNFLFAGDWMQPYHQLVPNVLDKIPVLIYAGDADFICNWLGNQAWTDKLQWSGQKDFSHADLKPLEHAGKEYGKVKSSGNFTFMQIYGAGHMVPMDQPEASSDFFNRWLSGEWF